A window of Chitinophagales bacterium contains these coding sequences:
- a CDS encoding ZIP family metal transporter, with the protein MEAFFSQLGPVQSALLATLFTWLVTALGASLVFFFKTMRRSVLDPMLGFTGGVMVAASFWSLLNPAIEISERLYPGWSWMPAAVGFFLGAMFIYGLDKYLPHLHINFGVEETEGVRTKLHKTTLLILAITLHNIPEGLAVGVLFGAAAEGMPEASIAGAIALALGIGIQNFPEGIAVAMPLRRHGVSRLRSFWFGQLSAIVEPIAGVIGALAVMYMQPVLPFALAFAAGAMIYVVVEEVIPETQRDKYTDRSVLGFIGGFLVMMVLDVALG; encoded by the coding sequence ATTGAAGCTTTTTTCTCCCAGCTTGGACCTGTACAATCCGCTTTACTGGCTACGCTATTTACCTGGCTGGTCACAGCCCTTGGGGCTTCGCTGGTTTTCTTTTTTAAGACCATGCGCCGGAGTGTACTTGACCCGATGCTCGGGTTTACGGGTGGTGTAATGGTTGCTGCCAGTTTCTGGAGCCTGTTAAACCCGGCGATTGAAATATCGGAAAGACTTTATCCCGGGTGGAGTTGGATGCCGGCGGCAGTGGGTTTCTTTCTGGGGGCCATGTTCATTTATGGATTGGATAAATACCTGCCCCACCTCCATATCAATTTTGGGGTGGAAGAAACGGAAGGTGTCAGGACAAAGTTGCATAAAACCACCTTGCTCATCCTGGCCATTACCTTACATAATATTCCGGAAGGTTTGGCGGTTGGAGTGCTATTTGGCGCAGCGGCTGAGGGTATGCCCGAAGCGTCGATTGCAGGCGCAATAGCCCTGGCCCTGGGTATCGGGATACAGAATTTTCCTGAAGGCATTGCTGTGGCCATGCCCCTTCGACGGCATGGGGTCAGTCGTTTGCGAAGTTTCTGGTTTGGTCAACTTTCCGCCATCGTAGAACCCATTGCCGGTGTCATTGGTGCGCTGGCCGTCATGTATATGCAACCGGTATTACCCTTTGCCCTGGCTTTTGCGGCCGGTGCCATGATCTATGTGGTTGTTGAAGAAGTAATTCCCGAAACGCAGCGTGACAAATACACCGACCGGTCTGTATTGGGATTTATCGGAGGCTTTCTGGTGATGATGGTACTGGATGTGGCGCTGGGATAG
- a CDS encoding GNAT family N-acetyltransferase, with protein MRSIREAKQEDIPHIRSLAFAIWPETYSSIISSEQIDYMLEMMYSEAALQKQMEEGCVFLLAENQNTLVGFAAYQRLSSEEFKLHKLYVLPSQHGKGTGRALVDQVNDAVKKQGGKKIILQVNKNNPAKTFYDRLGFIVREEVVLDIGNGFVMDDFVMEKDVRRES; from the coding sequence ATGCGATCCATCAGAGAAGCCAAACAAGAAGACATTCCCCACATCCGGTCGCTGGCTTTTGCGATCTGGCCCGAAACCTATAGTTCCATTATTTCCAGCGAGCAGATAGATTATATGCTTGAAATGATGTACAGCGAAGCAGCCCTGCAAAAACAAATGGAAGAAGGCTGTGTTTTTCTGCTCGCGGAAAACCAGAATACTCTGGTGGGATTCGCCGCTTATCAGCGTCTTTCCTCCGAAGAATTCAAATTGCATAAACTGTATGTCCTACCCTCGCAGCACGGCAAAGGAACCGGAAGAGCACTGGTTGATCAGGTAAATGATGCCGTAAAAAAGCAAGGGGGAAAAAAGATCATCTTACAGGTCAATAAAAACAATCCGGCAAAAACCTTCTACGACCGTCTTGGTTTTATAGTGCGGGAAGAAGTGGTACTTGATATTGGAAATGGATTTGTGATGGATGATTTTGTGATGGAGAAAGACGTGAGACGTGAATCGTGA
- a CDS encoding Crp/Fnr family transcriptional regulator: MQDYKVLLHFINKFTELSDEEFHEFIQPLTVKRQFEKRQVITGIGEVENYFNLITRGLVRKYYKKNKVEVHTQISKEGQIILVQDSFLSREPSNYCLEAIEPTTLISISYKSLETIFSSSAKMEHLGRKVVTSIAILQDKWQSKLIQESPRERFIDFVSRNPDLIQRVPQKYLASLLNIKPETFSRFKHLLRARKA, from the coding sequence ATGCAAGACTACAAGGTACTACTCCATTTTATTAACAAGTTCACGGAACTATCCGATGAGGAGTTTCATGAATTTATTCAACCCCTGACGGTCAAGCGTCAATTTGAAAAAAGACAAGTGATCACCGGGATTGGGGAGGTGGAAAATTATTTCAACCTGATCACACGTGGGTTGGTCCGCAAATATTACAAGAAAAACAAGGTAGAGGTCCATACCCAGATTTCCAAAGAGGGGCAGATCATCCTGGTTCAGGATTCATTCTTAAGCCGGGAGCCTTCCAACTATTGCCTGGAAGCCATTGAGCCCACTACTTTGATCTCGATCTCGTATAAAAGCCTGGAAACGATCTTTAGTTCTTCTGCCAAGATGGAACATCTGGGTCGCAAAGTTGTCACCTCGATCGCCATCTTACAAGATAAATGGCAATCTAAACTGATACAGGAATCGCCCAGGGAACGTTTTATTGATTTCGTAAGCCGCAACCCGGACCTGATTCAACGGGTGCCTCAGAAATACCTGGCCTCATTACTCAATATCAAACCTGAGACCTTTAGCCGCTTTAAGCATTTGCTGCGTGCGCGAAAAGCATAA
- a CDS encoding isocitrate dehydrogenase (NADP(+)) produces the protein MAQKIKVANPVVELDGDEMTRIIWKFIKDKLILPYLEVDIKYYDLGMEYRDATNDQVTIDAANAIKEHGVGIKCATITPDEARVKEFNLKQMWKSPNGTIRNILDGTVFREPIVMKNVPRLVTNWTAPIIVGRHAFGDQYRATDTVIKGKGKLTMTFTPEGGGEAQVFEVYNYKGDGVAMTMYNTDESIIGFARSCFNMALSKKWPLYLSTKNTILKKYDGRFKDIFEEIYQNEFKAKFDAAGIIYEHRLIDDMVASALKWNGNFVWACKNYDGDVQSDTVAQGFGSLGLMTSVLITPDGKTMEAEAAHGTVTRHYREHQKGKPTSTNPIASIFAWTRGLAFRGKLDNNQALIDFANALEAVCIETVESGKMTKDLAVCIHGNKVNHGEHYLYTEEFLDAIDENLKKKLG, from the coding sequence ATGGCACAAAAAATCAAGGTGGCCAATCCAGTCGTGGAACTGGACGGCGATGAAATGACAAGGATTATCTGGAAATTCATCAAAGACAAACTCATCCTTCCTTATTTGGAAGTGGATATCAAATACTATGACCTCGGTATGGAGTATCGGGATGCGACCAATGACCAGGTCACGATTGATGCAGCCAATGCGATCAAAGAACATGGTGTGGGTATCAAGTGTGCCACCATTACCCCGGATGAAGCAAGGGTAAAAGAGTTCAACCTGAAACAAATGTGGAAGAGCCCCAATGGAACGATCCGGAATATTCTGGATGGCACTGTATTCCGCGAACCGATCGTAATGAAGAATGTACCCCGTCTTGTGACCAATTGGACCGCCCCCATCATTGTGGGACGTCATGCATTTGGTGACCAATACCGGGCTACGGATACCGTGATCAAAGGAAAAGGAAAGCTCACCATGACCTTTACACCCGAAGGTGGTGGCGAAGCGCAGGTTTTTGAAGTGTACAATTATAAAGGCGATGGAGTGGCCATGACCATGTACAATACCGATGAAAGTATCATTGGCTTTGCACGGAGCTGCTTCAATATGGCCCTGAGCAAAAAATGGCCTCTTTATCTCTCCACCAAGAATACCATCCTCAAGAAATACGATGGGCGTTTCAAAGATATTTTTGAAGAGATCTATCAAAATGAATTCAAGGCCAAATTTGATGCCGCCGGTATCATCTATGAACATCGCCTGATCGATGACATGGTGGCCAGCGCCCTGAAATGGAATGGCAATTTTGTCTGGGCTTGTAAGAATTATGATGGTGATGTACAAAGCGATACGGTTGCCCAGGGATTTGGTTCACTCGGCCTCATGACCTCCGTATTGATCACACCTGACGGGAAAACAATGGAAGCTGAAGCCGCTCACGGAACAGTGACACGTCACTACCGTGAACATCAGAAGGGTAAGCCCACATCCACCAACCCCATCGCGTCGATCTTTGCCTGGACACGTGGCTTGGCTTTTCGTGGTAAACTGGATAACAATCAGGCCCTGATCGATTTTGCCAATGCCCTGGAGGCTGTGTGTATTGAAACAGTAGAAAGTGGTAAGATGACAAAGGACCTCGCGGTATGTATCCATGGTAACAAGGTGAATCATGGAGAACATTACCTCTATACTGAGGAATTCCTGGATGCCATTGATGAAAACCTGAAGAAAAAATTAGGCTAA
- a CDS encoding metal-dependent transcriptional regulator has protein sequence MNYSVSEENYIKAIFHLQGEGETVTTNALAAELKTRPASVTDMLKKLKTKKLVNYQPYHGFRLSPEGKKTALGIIRRHRLWEYFLSEKLKFDWNEVHEVAEHLEHVSSRKLIDKLEEYLGYPKFDPHGDPIPDSSGKMESSPQTMLSQLEPTQAGVVIQVSNQSPALLELLSARKIGIGTRIELIRKFAFDGSVEIRIGRSAPFIISEQLASNLFIRK, from the coding sequence ATGAATTATTCGGTCAGCGAAGAAAATTATATCAAAGCCATTTTCCATCTTCAGGGTGAAGGGGAAACGGTGACCACTAACGCACTGGCGGCTGAATTAAAAACAAGACCGGCATCGGTGACAGATATGCTCAAGAAATTGAAGACAAAAAAGCTGGTCAATTACCAACCCTATCATGGATTTCGGCTTAGTCCCGAAGGAAAGAAAACAGCGCTGGGTATTATCCGTCGTCATCGTCTCTGGGAGTATTTTCTTTCGGAGAAATTAAAATTTGACTGGAATGAGGTACATGAGGTGGCCGAACATCTTGAACATGTAAGCAGCCGAAAACTCATTGACAAATTGGAGGAATATTTGGGTTACCCCAAATTTGATCCGCATGGAGATCCCATACCGGATAGTTCCGGTAAAATGGAGTCCAGTCCCCAAACAATGCTCAGTCAATTGGAACCCACTCAGGCCGGAGTGGTTATCCAGGTGAGCAACCAATCCCCTGCCCTGCTTGAATTATTGTCAGCACGCAAGATCGGTATCGGTACCCGTATCGAACTGATACGCAAGTTTGCCTTTGACGGTTCGGTAGAAATCCGAATCGGTCGTTCTGCACCATTTATCATCAGTGAACAATTAGCCAGTAACTTATTTATCCGGAAATAA
- a CDS encoding TonB-dependent receptor — MSKPLLLLLLTLATIFAQGQQQRTVLVVDESGKPLAHVTIEVLLPSDSTQVTRLFTDSLGRGLFSTKTSGELVIRASLIGYQTKSLPFPSTGMEISIQLSKEIATLKEVQVTSRKPPVRILADKTIVNVDAGITNAGATVMEVLEKSPGITIDRNGNISLKGKSGVLILIDDKQVYVSGADLSNLLSGMNASQVDVIEIMDNPPARYDAAGNAGIINIKTKKNKQDGWNGSLTVSYGQGRLPKSNNSLLLNYKKNSTNLFFNYTMNANRNFMDMFALRTYYAPDNVTPESQLDQPFLTEGGGLTQTVRTGIDQQIGKHTSIGLTVTTTNLSRYSRSRSDALWLGPNGQSDSVIHTYGENTTDWRNSGINLNGRHQFGERGNLSIDLDHFRYRIINDQLFENEVSGPGGYLEMINGHIPSTIRIYTGKLDYEHKFDKQLILETGWKSARITTENIAQYAMDLGNGWEEDLGKSNHFKYRETIHAAYLTLKKEVGRWNLQSGLRYEHTQYTGHQLGNAINPDSSFTRKYNSLFPSLFLQYQLDSSNQLSLTMGRRIDRPAFQKLNPFVFVINKYTYQQGNPYFLPQYAWNWELGHTYKEKLNTSVSYSQTRDYISQIFYSDTATGLVKYTEGNIGKLQVWGLSISAQLDPAKWWSLTLETIFNHKVIEGELWKPIRASIYQFQVNMNNQFRLGKGWTAECTGFYISRNQNDIQEVLEPTGQLSLGLAKQIWKNKGTLKLNARDLLYTVRMEGLTDFEQSTEYFILKRDTRLVNLSLSWRFGKNNKPSRRSSSGAEEEINRVGG, encoded by the coding sequence ATGTCTAAGCCTCTCCTACTTCTGTTATTAACCCTGGCCACAATTTTTGCCCAGGGCCAGCAACAAAGAACTGTCCTGGTTGTGGATGAGTCAGGCAAACCCTTGGCCCATGTCACGATTGAGGTCCTGCTTCCATCAGATTCCACACAGGTCACGCGACTTTTTACCGATTCACTGGGGCGTGGATTATTTTCTACCAAAACAAGCGGTGAACTTGTAATACGGGCGAGCCTGATAGGATATCAAACAAAGTCCCTGCCTTTCCCTTCCACGGGCATGGAAATCTCAATACAATTATCCAAAGAGATCGCTACGCTGAAAGAGGTGCAGGTTACCTCGCGTAAACCACCGGTAAGGATACTGGCCGATAAGACGATCGTCAATGTAGATGCAGGCATCACAAATGCCGGGGCCACCGTAATGGAGGTATTGGAAAAATCTCCGGGTATCACCATCGACCGAAATGGGAATATAAGTCTGAAGGGGAAATCGGGTGTATTGATATTGATCGATGATAAACAGGTATATGTCAGCGGGGCCGATCTGAGCAATCTTCTCTCCGGCATGAATGCTTCTCAGGTAGATGTTATTGAGATCATGGATAATCCACCGGCGCGATATGATGCAGCGGGAAATGCCGGGATCATCAATATTAAAACCAAGAAGAACAAACAGGATGGATGGAATGGCAGCCTGACCGTTTCGTATGGGCAGGGCCGGTTACCCAAGTCAAATAATAGCCTGCTGCTGAATTACAAAAAGAACAGTACCAACCTGTTCTTTAACTACACCATGAATGCAAACAGGAATTTCATGGACATGTTTGCCTTGCGCACCTATTATGCCCCGGATAATGTTACCCCTGAATCGCAACTTGACCAACCCTTTCTTACAGAGGGAGGTGGACTTACGCAGACCGTGCGAACGGGTATTGATCAACAAATTGGCAAGCATACCTCGATCGGATTGACTGTAACAACCACGAATCTCTCGCGATACAGCAGAAGCCGGAGCGATGCCTTATGGCTGGGGCCAAATGGACAGTCAGATTCAGTCATCCATACCTATGGAGAGAACACAACTGACTGGCGAAACAGTGGCATCAACCTCAATGGCCGTCACCAATTTGGCGAACGGGGAAATTTATCCATCGACCTTGATCATTTCCGTTACCGGATCATCAATGACCAATTATTCGAAAATGAGGTGAGCGGCCCGGGAGGTTATCTGGAAATGATCAATGGGCATATCCCCTCAACGATACGGATCTATACCGGGAAGCTGGATTATGAACACAAGTTTGACAAACAACTCATATTGGAAACCGGCTGGAAATCGGCGCGCATTACCACGGAGAATATTGCCCAATATGCCATGGACCTCGGCAATGGATGGGAAGAAGATCTGGGCAAATCCAATCACTTCAAGTACCGCGAAACCATTCATGCTGCCTATCTTACCCTTAAAAAAGAAGTGGGCCGCTGGAACCTCCAGAGCGGTCTTCGGTATGAGCATACCCAATACACCGGTCATCAACTGGGGAATGCCATAAACCCGGATTCTTCTTTCACCAGAAAGTATAACAGTCTCTTCCCCAGTCTTTTTCTTCAATACCAGTTGGATAGTTCCAATCAATTAAGCCTGACCATGGGCAGAAGGATCGACCGGCCTGCCTTTCAAAAATTAAACCCCTTTGTATTTGTTATCAACAAATACACCTATCAGCAAGGGAATCCCTATTTTCTGCCTCAATATGCCTGGAACTGGGAATTGGGTCATACCTACAAGGAAAAACTCAATACCAGTGTGAGTTATAGCCAGACACGCGACTATATCTCTCAGATCTTCTATTCGGATACCGCTACCGGACTGGTAAAATATACCGAAGGGAATATTGGTAAACTCCAGGTATGGGGTTTATCCATTAGCGCACAACTGGATCCGGCAAAATGGTGGTCACTAACCCTGGAGACGATTTTTAATCACAAGGTCATCGAAGGGGAATTGTGGAAACCCATCCGGGCCAGTATTTACCAGTTCCAGGTCAATATGAACAATCAATTCCGGTTAGGAAAAGGTTGGACAGCCGAATGTACAGGGTTTTATATCAGCCGAAACCAAAACGACATTCAGGAGGTACTGGAACCCACCGGACAGCTATCGCTGGGACTGGCCAAACAAATATGGAAGAATAAGGGTACGTTGAAATTGAATGCCCGTGACCTGCTTTACACCGTTCGTATGGAAGGATTGACCGACTTTGAGCAATCCACCGAATATTTTATCCTCAAAAGGGATACCCGATTGGTCAACCTTTCTCTTTCCTGGCGATTTGGAAAAAATAATAAGCCTTCCCGTCGCTCATCCAGTGGCGCAGAAGAAGAGATCAACCGGGTAGGCGGATAG
- a CDS encoding sialate O-acetylesterase: protein MRSLFVLLLSLLLINKADGQLRLPALFSDHMVLQRDQSTHVWGWAAPDTEVQVEFMSKIYSVYANARGQWSVYLEPVKGGVIGTLVIRSGKETLSFSDVVGGEVWVCSGQSNMEWRMDMLPTTYPEELKTAKNDQLRFITVNKSLATSANEDLDIQYPWTSISPATVGHCSAVAYWFGKKLQKELNVPVGLIVTAWGGTPAEAWTSFEGLYGFPHYQQVYRDKIRPMDLANLSQKKKELYQQFLEQIKASADYSRKVLQPGFDDAQWKEMVLPRPWEEMGYPALDGIVTYRIRFTVNKSDAGKPAVLNTPGIDDIDSTYLNGTFLGTTSVWDKPRTYTIPAGVLKAGTNILAVRVQDNQGGGGFAAVPEKFHVKVGNKIIPLSGKAKFEIIAELKDLTAGHGAIEHQPSVLYNAMIAPIIPLRFKGAIWYQGESNANTKEQSLEYRQLFPAMIRDWRNKAGNDFPFLFVQLASFGAVTKEPVESNWALLREAQLFTLQLPNTGMAVTTDVGNPLDIHPVRKQEVGERLAAEAMHTTYGKMELVSQGPMFTYATTEGDKMTLTFTHIGSGLEARGGVLKHFAVAGEDRKFYWADATIKDNKVVLSCKQVPKPVAVRYAWSDSPIDANLFNKEGFPASPFRTDSW, encoded by the coding sequence ATGAGATCTCTTTTTGTTTTGCTTCTCTCCTTGCTGCTGATCAATAAGGCCGATGGTCAGCTTCGGCTTCCTGCGCTTTTTTCTGATCATATGGTCCTGCAACGTGACCAAAGCACCCACGTCTGGGGATGGGCTGCTCCCGATACGGAAGTACAGGTGGAATTTATGAGCAAGATCTATTCGGTCTATGCGAATGCCCGAGGGCAATGGTCAGTTTACCTCGAACCTGTTAAAGGCGGGGTTATTGGAACCCTCGTTATCCGTTCAGGTAAGGAGACCCTTTCCTTCAGCGATGTGGTAGGTGGTGAGGTATGGGTTTGCAGTGGCCAGAGCAATATGGAATGGCGAATGGATATGCTTCCAACCACCTATCCGGAAGAGCTCAAAACAGCGAAGAATGACCAACTCCGGTTTATTACCGTAAACAAATCTTTAGCAACCTCTGCCAATGAGGACCTGGATATTCAATACCCGTGGACCTCGATCAGTCCCGCTACAGTGGGTCATTGCTCCGCGGTGGCGTATTGGTTTGGTAAGAAACTCCAAAAAGAACTCAACGTACCTGTTGGCCTGATCGTTACCGCCTGGGGCGGTACGCCTGCAGAAGCCTGGACCTCTTTTGAAGGGCTCTATGGATTTCCGCATTACCAGCAGGTTTATCGGGATAAGATCAGGCCGATGGACCTGGCCAATCTTTCCCAAAAGAAAAAAGAACTCTACCAGCAATTCCTCGAACAGATTAAAGCCAGTGCTGATTATTCCCGCAAAGTACTTCAACCGGGATTTGATGATGCGCAATGGAAGGAAATGGTTTTGCCACGTCCCTGGGAGGAAATGGGTTATCCCGCCCTCGATGGGATTGTCACCTATCGAATCCGTTTTACGGTAAATAAATCCGATGCAGGTAAGCCTGCGGTGCTTAATACACCAGGGATCGACGATATTGATTCTACCTACCTGAACGGTACTTTTCTGGGTACAACCTCTGTTTGGGATAAACCCAGGACCTATACCATTCCAGCCGGTGTGCTAAAGGCAGGGACAAATATTCTTGCTGTCCGGGTACAGGATAACCAGGGGGGTGGGGGATTTGCAGCGGTACCGGAAAAGTTTCATGTAAAGGTGGGTAATAAGATTATTCCCCTGTCCGGAAAAGCGAAGTTTGAGATCATTGCCGAATTAAAAGACCTTACCGCAGGACATGGTGCCATTGAACACCAGCCTTCGGTACTCTACAACGCGATGATCGCCCCGATCATCCCGCTTCGATTCAAAGGCGCTATCTGGTACCAGGGAGAAAGCAATGCCAATACAAAGGAGCAATCCCTGGAATACAGGCAGCTCTTTCCCGCCATGATCCGCGATTGGAGAAATAAAGCAGGAAATGATTTTCCCTTTTTGTTTGTTCAATTGGCTTCCTTTGGCGCGGTGACAAAAGAACCTGTAGAAAGCAACTGGGCCCTTTTACGCGAAGCACAATTGTTTACGCTTCAACTTCCCAACACCGGCATGGCCGTTACAACGGATGTAGGAAATCCGCTGGATATTCATCCTGTACGCAAGCAGGAAGTGGGCGAACGATTGGCAGCAGAGGCCATGCATACCACCTATGGGAAAATGGAGCTGGTGAGTCAGGGGCCAATGTTTACATACGCGACAACAGAGGGGGATAAAATGACGCTTACGTTTACGCATATTGGTTCCGGATTGGAGGCAAGAGGCGGCGTATTAAAACATTTTGCTGTTGCCGGAGAAGATAGAAAATTCTATTGGGCGGACGCTACGATCAAAGACAACAAGGTGGTTCTAAGTTGTAAACAAGTGCCCAAACCAGTGGCTGTTCGTTATGCATGGTCAGACAGCCCGATAGATGCCAATTTGTTCAATAAGGAAGGATTTCCGGCTTCTCCATTTCGTACCGATAGTTGGTAG
- a CDS encoding adenosylhomocysteinase, which translates to MSTTTKSIDFKLPYKVANIELAEWGRKEIRLAEAEMPGLMALRNEYGASQPLKGARVAGCLHMTIQTAVLIETLVALGAEVKWSSCNIFSTQDHAAAAIAAAGIGVFAWKGQTQAEADWCIEQTLFFGGADRPLNMILDDGGDLTNMVFDVYPELIQHVKGLSEETTTGVHRLYERMAKGTLPIPAINVNDSVTKSKFDNKYGCKESLVDSIRRATDVMLAGKVAVVGGYGDVGKGSAASLAGAGCRVIVTEIDPICALQAAMDGFEVKKMKDAVKEADIVVTASGCRDLITGEHFKLMKDKAIVCNIGHFDIEIDVAWLNDNYGHTKDTIKPQVDLYNVDGKDIILLAEGRLVNLGCATGHPSFVMSNSFTNQTLAQIELWTNHKSYENKVYVLPKHLDEKVARLHLAKIGVELDVLTNEQASYLGIPQNGPFKSELYRY; encoded by the coding sequence ATGTCTACAACTACCAAATCCATTGATTTCAAATTGCCCTATAAAGTGGCCAATATTGAACTGGCTGAGTGGGGTCGTAAAGAGATCCGTCTTGCTGAGGCTGAAATGCCCGGTCTGATGGCCCTCCGTAATGAATATGGCGCAAGCCAACCCCTGAAAGGTGCCCGTGTCGCCGGATGTTTACATATGACCATCCAGACCGCCGTTTTGATCGAAACCCTGGTTGCCCTGGGTGCCGAAGTAAAATGGAGTTCCTGTAATATCTTTTCTACCCAGGACCATGCTGCTGCGGCGATTGCTGCTGCCGGTATTGGTGTATTTGCCTGGAAAGGGCAGACACAAGCGGAAGCTGACTGGTGTATCGAGCAGACCCTGTTCTTTGGTGGTGCTGACCGCCCCCTGAACATGATCCTCGATGATGGTGGTGACCTGACCAATATGGTATTCGATGTGTACCCCGAACTGATCCAGCATGTGAAAGGACTGAGTGAAGAAACCACTACTGGTGTTCACCGTCTGTATGAGCGTATGGCAAAAGGCACCCTGCCTATTCCCGCCATCAACGTAAACGATAGCGTAACCAAATCGAAATTTGACAACAAATACGGTTGTAAGGAATCACTGGTTGACAGTATCCGCCGCGCCACTGACGTGATGCTGGCAGGTAAAGTGGCTGTTGTAGGTGGTTATGGTGATGTAGGTAAAGGTTCCGCTGCCTCTTTGGCCGGTGCCGGTTGCCGTGTGATCGTTACTGAGATCGATCCGATCTGTGCTCTTCAGGCTGCTATGGACGGTTTTGAAGTGAAGAAAATGAAAGACGCCGTGAAAGAAGCGGATATCGTTGTAACCGCTTCCGGTTGCCGCGACCTGATCACAGGCGAACATTTCAAATTGATGAAAGACAAAGCCATTGTCTGCAATATCGGTCACTTTGATATCGAGATCGACGTAGCCTGGTTGAATGACAACTACGGTCATACCAAAGACACGATCAAACCTCAGGTTGACCTCTACAATGTAGATGGTAAGGATATCATTCTGTTGGCCGAAGGCCGCCTGGTTAACCTGGGTTGCGCTACGGGTCACCCCTCCTTTGTAATGAGTAACTCCTTCACCAACCAGACCCTGGCCCAGATCGAATTATGGACCAACCACAAGAGCTACGAAAACAAAGTATATGTTCTTCCCAAACACCTGGATGAGAAAGTAGCCCGTCTGCACCTCGCCAAGATCGGTGTGGAACTGGATGTACTGACCAATGAGCAGGCCTCTTATCTGGGTATTCCCCAGAATGGACCGTTCAAGTCTGAGTTGTACAGATATTAA
- a CDS encoding Lrp/AsnC family transcriptional regulator, giving the protein MKKMSKKEDNTMTAPSLDTKDMEILSLLQENARMSVKEIAERVHLTPTPVHERIKRLEDTGVIKQYAALLDPASVKKSLMVICYVSIRQHNKNAGIKFIKAIQEMPEVIECYNISGEFDFMLKVVAENMDSYYNFHVNKLSQIENMGQVQSVFVMGVIKDTHVLVEREA; this is encoded by the coding sequence ATGAAAAAAATGAGCAAAAAAGAGGATAATACTATGACCGCTCCTTCTCTGGACACAAAGGACATGGAAATACTGTCCCTTTTGCAGGAAAATGCCCGGATGTCGGTCAAAGAAATAGCAGAAAGGGTGCATTTAACCCCGACCCCTGTTCATGAAAGGATCAAACGCCTGGAAGATACCGGGGTGATTAAACAGTACGCGGCCTTATTGGATCCGGCCAGTGTAAAGAAAAGCCTGATGGTTATCTGTTATGTTTCCATTAGGCAACATAATAAGAACGCGGGTATCAAATTCATCAAAGCCATTCAGGAAATGCCCGAAGTGATCGAGTGTTATAATATCTCGGGCGAATTTGATTTTATGCTAAAAGTGGTGGCGGAAAATATGGATTCCTACTACAATTTTCATGTCAACAAACTCAGCCAGATCGAGAACATGGGGCAGGTGCAGAGTGTGTTTGTGATGGGAGTGATTAAGGATACGCATGTGTTGGTGGAGCGTGAGGCGTGA